The window GGCGACTACCAAGCCGCGCACCGAGTTGCCTAGATAGACGGCGTCGGCGGCGGCGAGATCATCCAAAGTCAAAATCGATTCCCGCGCGCGCCCTTCGGCGATGAGCTCGGCGCGCAGCGTGCCGGGCAGCAGGCCGGCGCTGAGCGGCGGCGTGAGCAGCGTGCCGTCGCGCTCGATGAAGATGTTCGTGAAGCTGCCTTCGGTGAGCTCCCCTCGCTCGTTCAGATAGACCACCTCGTCCGAGCCGAGGCGCGCGGCGTACTCCGGCCGCTCGCGATCGTAGAGCTCGCGCCGCGTCGTCTTGTGGAAGAGGAACAGATCGTTGCTGTCGACGCGCGAGGACGACACGGCATAGCGCATCGTCGCGTCGGGATCGGCGGCCGGCAGCGGCGTCGACGTGACGGACACCTCACCGCCTTCGGCGAGCAACAGGCGCACGCGCAAGCGACCCGTTGTGCCGGCGACGGCCTTGGCGAGTGCAGCGCGCACTGCACGCTCGTCAAAGGCGAAGGCGAAGTAACGCGCCGAATTGGCGAGCCGCTCCATGTGCCGTTCGAGCAGCACGAACCCGCCCTGCGCCGGATCGTGGAGCAGCGTCTCGATCAGCTCGAAGCGCTTCACCGGGTCGGTGAGGAACTTCATCTTCAACAGGCACTCGGCGTATTCCTTCGGCCCCTGGCTGTCGAACACGACGCCCGAGCCGATGCCCATCTCGCCGTCGGCGTTGCGGAAGATGACGGCGGTACGGATCGCCACGTTGAACAGCGCGTGACCGTCGGGTGAGATGTAGCCGATGGCGCCGCAATAGACGCCGCGCGGCTCGGTTTCGAGCTGGCGGATCAGCTCCTGGGCGCGAATCTTCGGCGCGCCGATGATCGAGCCGGGCGGGAAGATGCCGCGCAGCAGCTCGCCGATGCCGACGTCCTTTTTCAGGGTGGCGCGCACGCCCGAGGTCATCTGGTGCAGAGT of the Hyphomicrobium album genome contains:
- the pabB gene encoding aminodeoxychorismate synthase component I — translated: MSAHPTREGPGHPTEEAAALSQTFVLLDNNSGSGPPSLLFSEPMDIIAAWTPDEVPAALERIEAGVADGLHAAGFFAYELGYVLEPKLAALMPDKRNVPLLWIGLYKAPQQMTSAEVEHWLATHTRSGSFHFTDVKLAWDEAAYLTRFNEVIEKIRAGDIYQLNLTFKARFKLSGSPLTFFLDLRQKQRVAYGGIVDTGEVTVLSASPELFIEQEGRTVFTRPMKGTAPRAGTEEADAEARRQLALDVKQRAENLMIVDLMRNDIGRIAEIGSVEVTDLFTVETYKTLHQMTSGVRATLKKDVGIGELLRGIFPPGSIIGAPKIRAQELIRQLETEPRGVYCGAIGYISPDGHALFNVAIRTAVIFRNADGEMGIGSGVVFDSQGPKEYAECLLKMKFLTDPVKRFELIETLLHDPAQGGFVLLERHMERLANSARYFAFAFDERAVRAALAKAVAGTTGRLRVRLLLAEGGEVSVTSTPLPAADPDATMRYAVSSSRVDSNDLFLFHKTTRRELYDRERPEYAARLGSDEVVYLNERGELTEGSFTNIFIERDGTLLTPPLSAGLLPGTLRAELIAEGRARESILTLDDLAAADAVYLGNSVRGLVVATRVDT